The Atribacterota bacterium DNA segment ATTACTGGGAAAATTTCAAGTCCCGAGGAGGTTTTATAATATGATTATAAAGGGTAATATTTGGAAATTTGGAGACAATATTGATACAGATGTTATTATTCCCGCAAGATATTTAAATACTTCTGATTCATTAGAACTAGCGTCACATTGTATGGAAGATTATGATCGGGATTTTGTGAATGAGATGAAGAAGGGTGATATAATTGTGGCGGGTGAAAATTTTGGTTGTGGCAGTTCCAGGGAGCATGCACCGCTAGCTATTAAAACAGCTGGTATTTTTTATGTTATTGCCAAATCATTTGCTCGCATTTTTTATCGAAATGCTATCAACATTGGGTTGCCTATATTTGATTCGGCTGAAGTATTTGATAATTCTGAACAGGGGGAGATTTTAGAGGTTCTCCTTGAACAGGGTGTTATAAAAAATATAACCAGAAAAATAGAATTTAATATAAATTCTATGCCTGCTTTTATTCAAGAAATAATTACGGCAGGAGGATTAGTCGAATACACCAAGAATGAAATAAAAAGGAGAAAAAATAGAGGAAGATATAAAAGTTGTTGAATTTGCTTGCCAATCTCATGAAGTAAAAATTAATTGGCACAAACATCCTTTTGGTGCAGAGTATTACTTGAAAAAGGATGTATTATTACCAGAAAGCGCACTAACTGAGATAAGGGATATGGATGCTATTTATCTTGGGTCAATTGGAGATCCTAAGGTCAAGCCTGAGATACAGGAAACAGAAATATTGTTAAAAATAAGATTTGATTTTGACCAATATATTAATCTTAGGCCGGTTAAATTATATTCAGGTATCCCAAGCCCCTTAAGATATAAAGATTATCATGATATTAGTTTTTATGTTATCAGAGAAAATACAGAAGATTTCTATATAGATATCGGAGGACGCTTTAATAATAGTCGGCATCAAAAAAAGCGTTTTTTAAGCAGGGATTTATACCAGATGGATATTCAGTTTGATTTTCAGGTTACTGAACAGGAAGAGGTTGGTTGCCAATTAGGCTTATTAGCCAGAAAAGGTTCAGAAAGAATAATAAAATATGCTTTTGATTTTGCTCGAAAGAAGAATTTATCCAATGTGTCTACTGTAGATAAGGCTAATGTACTTCCAGATATGTATCAGCTTTGGAGAGATGTTTTTAAAGATACTGTTGTTAATTATCCTGATCTTAAAACAGATTACTATTTTATTGATGCAATGACTATGTTCTTTGTTAGTCAACCGGAAAGATTTGAAGTCATTGTATCTCCTAATATGTTTGGAGATATTATTACCGATTTAGGGGCAACTATACAGGGAGGTATTGGTATGGCGGCAGGAGCAAATATTAATCCACAAGGAGTGTCTATGTTCGAACCCATTCATGGCTCTGCACCTGATTTGAAGAATAAGTATATTGCTAATCCAATTGGAACTATTATTGCGGGAGCAATGATGATGGAGCATTTGGGTGAAATAGAGATAGCCTTATCTATTGAACAGGCAGTTGAAAAAGTCCTTCAGGAAGAAAAATTAAGACCATAGACATGGGGGGCAATAGTTCTACAAAAGTCGTTGGTAGGGAAATAATTAAGCAATTGTCAAAATAATAGAAGTGTAAAAGGTTAATAATTATGCTGATCATTAACGGAATTATATTAAATATTATTTGAATTATTGGTGTGGTGATACCAGCTTTACCTGGTATTGTATTGAACTATATTTCCTTGATTTTGCTTTATATCATTAAAGGAGAAGAAACACTTAGTCTTAGTATTCTGGTAACATTCGGCATTTTAACATTATTGGTTACTATGCTGGATTATATTCTTCCCCTGTTAGGAGCCAAAAGATTCGGTGCATCACGTACCGGTATAGCAGGTGCAGTTGTCGGAATGCTGTTAGGTATTATATTTTTCCCACCATTAGGCATTTTTTTCGGTCTCTTGATTGGTGCATTTGTAGGGGAACTAATAGCCGGAAAAGACCAGTACCAGGCGTTCAAGGCAGGAATGGCTACCTTTTTGGGAAGCCTTACCTCAATAGCGGTTAAGATAGTGTTGGCATTAGTAATGACCTTCTATTATCTCTGGCACCTTTTTTAGAAATCTTAAGTTTCTATATTATTTGAAATTTAATAGATGCATCAAATGGTGATTGGTTAATATTTATCTTTAAAATTTTTCTTATAATAATATAAAAAATCTATCGCTGTAATAAAGATATTGATAATATAATTAAAATATAGAAATATTGAAAGTTAACATGCAAAATTTATTAGAAAGAGAAAAAAGATAGGAAGGGTAAAAATATGGAAAAGAAGAGTGATATGGTAACTAAAGGAGCAAGTCGTGCTCCTCATCGCTCTCTATTTTATGCTATGGGCTATACCCCGGAGGATTTAGAAAAACCAATAATCGGGGTTGTAAATTCCTTTAATGAGATTATACCAGGTCATATTCAATTAAATGAAATTACACAGGCGGTAAAGATGGGTATTGCAGCAACAGGTGGAACACCAGTTGAATTTCCGGTCATTGGAATTTGTGACGGCATTGCCATGAATCATGATGGCATGAAGTATCCCCTAGCCAGTAGAGAGCTTATAGCTGATTCCATTGAAGCAGTTGCCATGGCCCATCATTTTGATGGTCTGGTACTGGTGGCAAATTGTGATAAAATAGTGCCTGGTATGTTAATGGCAGCCGGACGTCTAAATATACCATCCATTTATATCAGCGGTGGCCCTATGCTTCCAGGGCAATATTCCAACAGGGATGTTGACTTAAATACTGTTTTTGAAGCTGTAGGGCAGTATAAGCAACAAAAAATGTCTCCAGAGGAATTACTTAAATTGGAACAGTGTGCCTGCCCCGGTGCCGGTAGCTGTGCCGGATTGTTTACCGCTAATTCTATGAATTGCCTATCAGAAGCTCTGGGCATGGCTCTGCCCGGTAATGGAACCATTCCAGTGGGCTATGGCGAAAGAAAGCAATTAGCCAAAAGGGCAGGGATGGCAATAATAAATCTGGTTAGTAATCAGATTAAACCCAGAGATATAATGACTGCTAATGCCTTTGAAAATGCCATTACTCTTGATATGGCTATGGCC contains these protein-coding regions:
- the leuD gene encoding 3-isopropylmalate dehydratase small subunit; translated protein: MIIKGNIWKFGDNIDTDVIIPARYLNTSDSLELASHCMEDYDRDFVNEMKKGDIIVAGENFGCGSSREHAPLAIKTAGIFYVIAKSFARIFYRNAINIGLPIFDSAEVFDNSEQGEILEVLLEQGVIKNITRKIEFNINSMPAFIQEIITAGGLVEYTKNEIKRRKNRGRYKSC
- a CDS encoding DUF456 domain-containing protein translates to MVIPALPGIVLNYISLILLYIIKGEETLSLSILVTFGILTLLVTMLDYILPLLGAKRFGASRTGIAGAVVGMLLGIIFFPPLGIFFGLLIGAFVGELIAGKDQYQAFKAGMATFLGSLTSIAVKIVLALVMTFYYLWHLF
- the ilvD gene encoding dihydroxy-acid dehydratase; amino-acid sequence: MEKKSDMVTKGASRAPHRSLFYAMGYTPEDLEKPIIGVVNSFNEIIPGHIQLNEITQAVKMGIAATGGTPVEFPVIGICDGIAMNHDGMKYPLASRELIADSIEAVAMAHHFDGLVLVANCDKIVPGMLMAAGRLNIPSIYISGGPMLPGQYSNRDVDLNTVFEAVGQYKQQKMSPEELLKLEQCACPGAGSCAGLFTANSMNCLSEALGMALPGNGTIPVGYGERKQLAKRAGMAIINLVSNQIKPRDIMTANAFENAITLDMAMAGSTNTVLHLLAIAHEAGIKLELKTFDRLSRIIPVLTKISPSSHFHVTDLYFAGGIQAVLKELAEENLIHTEEMTVSGKPIGQNFAHAQIKNTEVIKKFNEPYSKESGIAVLYGNLAPDGGVIKVSAVNKSMYVFEGRARVFNSEEEAYQAIIEGKIKKGDVVVIRFEGPKGGPGMREMLAPTSALCGMGLDNDVALLTDGRFSGATRGAAIGHISPEAAEKGPIGMIEDGDIIKIDISGRELSVNLSEEELRRREAKWSLPERNIP
- a CDS encoding isocitrate/isopropylmalate family dehydrogenase, with the protein product MNWHKHPFGAEYYLKKDVLLPESALTEIRDMDAIYLGSIGDPKVKPEIQETEILLKIRFDFDQYINLRPVKLYSGIPSPLRYKDYHDISFYVIRENTEDFYIDIGGRFNNSRHQKKRFLSRDLYQMDIQFDFQVTEQEEVGCQLGLLARKGSERIIKYAFDFARKKNLSNVSTVDKANVLPDMYQLWRDVFKDTVVNYPDLKTDYYFIDAMTMFFVSQPERFEVIVSPNMFGDIITDLGATIQGGIGMAAGANINPQGVSMFEPIHGSAPDLKNKYIANPIGTIIAGAMMMEHLGEIEIALSIEQAVEKVLQEEKLRP